The Onychomys torridus chromosome 4, mOncTor1.1, whole genome shotgun sequence DNA window tgaaaaattgtTTAATCCTTGCCTCCTGTTAATTGTTTTTACGACTCTAGTAACAGCTATAAATTATTAGGTATATATGCCTCATGTTATCaactagaaaacattttttcatagTTACACCCAATGCTTCCCGCACTGTTCATCCAATGTGGCCACAAATTTCAGTGGTGTCTTCAAGGTCATTCAGGTACATATTCAACTGTGCAGACTTGCAGCTCACAAACTCACTTCTCAAGCAATAGAGAGGACTGCTGGATGGGCTCACTTGAAAGATTCCTCTTTTCAGCTCACACAACCACAATTTGTAGTTACTACCTACTGTTGGGCTTCAAACAGTTTCTTAGTTTTACTTCAAATTTCTCCCTCTTAAAAACACTTTAAGGCTAGAGTCAACAAATTAAATCTTTTTCCCCAGTGCCTCATATTCATGACAAAAATAATCACATTTACTAATTCCAGAATCTGCCTCCAAATTAATCTTCCATTAAACTACTTTGTGTTATTACTCacaaaatatttactgaattttCCTAAAGTTACCTTAGACATCTCCACTAGGAATCTTTCATCCTCCCATTTTTAAATCAaacatttttccttatttttatccTATCTGTTTTCcaacctttatttctttttgacaagttttttttttcttctgctgagaaaaaaagatatatgGACATTATTCATCAATGTCTATCTTTGTCTTTTATGTTATACATGTCTGCTGTGTCACATAATCTTTTTAAAtcaagtatttcttttttcatttgtttcattttggggaTTTGTTTTCCCTCTAAATACTTTAACATCAAATAATGTAAGGAATGTTCTATATCCCACAGTGTTTTGACCatcagaggaaaaggaagtgagtgGAGGATGAGACTGCAGACAGGCAGCACAGATAATAACATGGCGTGAGGGTGTAGTCTAGCACTATGGAGAAATGGGAGCCTTGGCTACCTGAAGAACAAGACAACCAAGGATGCACTGTAGGAAAAATTATGAGTTCTGATTTCTAATTTGGGAGCTTTTGTGAAGTAGCTCATACCAAGTACAAAATCAGTGAGCCCAGGGTAGAATTTGCATATAACAACTCTGACTTCCTTTCATTGTCTTTTCCAAGGCAAGTGCAGAAACTCTCTTCTGGAATGAATCATCAAAGGAAACAAATCATTCTGTGGtgactgaatttatttttattggactCTCTGATTCTTTGGAACTTAGAATCTTTCTgtttgcattcttttttgttttctatgtagGAATTGTGTTTGGCAACCTTCTTATTGTCATAACTGTGACTTCTGATTCCCGCCTCCACTCTCCTATGTACTTCCTGTTAGCCAACCTATCGTTCATAGATCTCTCTTTGTCCTCTGTCACAGCTCCCAAGATGATTGCTGACTTTTTCAGCAAACGCAAAGTCATCTCTGTCAAAGGCTGTTTTGCACAGatatttctccttcatttctttgGGGGGAGTGAGATGGTAACCCTCATAGCCATGGCCTTTGACAGATATATAGCAATTTGTAAGCCTCTACGCTATACTACAATTATGTGTGGCAATGTATGTGTTGGC harbors:
- the LOC118581854 gene encoding olfactory receptor 4F4-like; translated protein: MEKWEPWLPEEQDNQGCTASAETLFWNESSKETNHSVVTEFIFIGLSDSLELRIFLFAFFFVFYVGIVFGNLLIVITVTSDSRLHSPMYFLLANLSFIDLSLSSVTAPKMIADFFSKRKVISVKGCFAQIFLLHFFGGSEMVTLIAMAFDRYIAICKPLRYTTIMCGNVCVGIVAAAWGTGFLHSVSQLAFAVNLPFCGPNKVDSFYCDLPRVIKLACADTYRLDIMVVANSGILTVCSFVLLIISYTIILMTIQRRPSDRSSKALSTLTAHITVVLLFFGPCIFIYAWPFPIKSLDKFLAVFYSVVTPLLNPIIYTLRNTEMKVAMRRLRQWNLNLWVKS